GCAGGCGGCCGGTCCATCACCGGACGATGGACCCTTGACCCTCTTTATCCTGGTCTCGGATACTTCGCTGCCTTGACCCCGAACTCCTCCCCCCTCCAACGCGCCTTGCGCATGGCGCCAGACCGCACGGTGGCCGCCCAGGCCCGGCCGGAGCTGGAATTCTTCTGCTTCCGCGTGGGCGAGCTGCGCTTTGGCGTCCCGAGCGAGAACGTGCTCGAGGTGCTGCGCGCCGGGCTGCTCACGCCGCTGCCGCGCACGCCGTCCTTCATCCTGGGCGTCACCGGCCACCGAGGCCAGGTGCTTCCCGTGGTGGACATGCTGCGCTTCCTCAGCAAGGGCGAGGCGCGCATCGGTCCGCGCACCCGCATCTTCGTGGGCGTCAGCGGCAACTACGTCTCCGGCGTGGTGGCGGACGTCGTGCTCGGCCTGCGCCGCATCCCCGTGGCGGACATCCTGCCGCCGCCCCTGGGCGGTGATCAGGCCGCGGAGCACCTCCTGGGCGTGGTGCATGGGTCGGGCCCGGCGGATGGCCTCAACCTGCTCAACTTCTCCAAGCTCCTTCAGACGGCCCGTCAGCGCGCGGTGGTGCGATGAGCGGCAACGTCCTGCTGGATGAGGAAGCCCCCGAGCAGGAACGGGCCCTGGGAGAGGTGGACGTCCTCTTCTTCCAGATTGGTGATTCGGAGTACGGCACGGACGCGTCGTCCGTGCTGCGCATCGACCGGGCGCTCCCGGATGACCTGACCGTGCGCGACCTGGGACTGCCCCACAGGGGGCACCGCGCGCTCGTGTTCGACACCCCCGAGGGCGAGGGCCACCTGAAGGTGGACGCCGTCAACGGGGTGCGCACCATCCCGCTCGCCGGGCTGCGCCGCATGCCGGCCGCCGCCTCGGCGGCTTCGTATGCGGTGGGTGTCTGCCTGGATGAAGAGGCGGGCCGTCCCGTGTTGCTCATTGATTTGGCGGAAACCTTGAAGACGCAAGGAAGGCACTGACACACATGTCCCTGGAGAGCCCCAACGAGAAGCCCGCGAAGTCCCGCGGCGCGAGGAAGTCCCCGGGCGTGAAGGCCGGCGCGGAGTCCGTCATCGCCAACACCGTGACGGATCCGCTCAAGCCCTTCACCGACACGCTGATGTCGGTGCTGGCCGGCAACCTGAACGCGCGCGTGCCGCAGGACCGCGTGCAGGCGGACGCCACCGGCTTCGGCCACCTGCTCAACCAGGTGCTGGAGCAGTTCTCCTCCGCCGAACACCGCAAGCAGGTGGCGGCCCAGGAGATCGATCAGGCGCTCGACTCGCTCATCATCCTGGTGCGTGAAGGCGACCTGTCGCGCTGGAACACGTCCACCGAAGACCCCCAGCTCGGGCCCCTGCTGGAGGGCTTCGGCAAGGTCATCGAGACGCTGCGCATCTTCGTGCGGGAGATCAACGAGGCCGCGCTGCGGCTGTCGTCCTCCGCCAACCAGGTGCTGGCGGCGTCCACGCAGCATGAGACGTCCTCCACCGAGCAGGCCGCGGCCATCCACGAGACGACCGCGACCATGGAGGAGTTGAAGCACGCGTCCGCGCAGATCGCGGAGAACGCGGGCAGCGTGGCGCGCGTGGCGGAGGAGACGCTGGGCGCGGCCCGCGCGGGCCGTGGCGCCATTGGCGAGTTCATCCAGGCCATGCAGCAGATCCGCAGCGACGGCGTCGCGGTGGCGGACTCCATCTCCAAGCTGTCCAAGCGCGTGGAGCGCATTGGCACGGTGGTGGAGGTGATTGACGAGATCGCGGACCGCTCCGACCTGCTGGCGCTCAACGCGGCGCTGGAAGGCAGCCGCGCGGGCGAGGCGGGCAAGGGCTTCTCCATCGTCGCGGCGGAGATGCGCCGGCTGGCGGAGAACGTCCTGGAGTCCACCAAGGAGATCAAGAACCTGATCACCGAGATCCGCGAGGCCACGCAGGCCGCCGCGGGCGCCGCGGACGCGTCCAAGCACGCCACGGAGTCCGGCGAGAAGCTGGGCGCGGTGGCGGCGCAGGCCGTGGAAGGCATCCTCGCCGGCGTGCAGGAGACGAGCGACGCGGCCCGGGTCATCAACCTGGCGACCCAGCAGCAGCGCACGGCCACCGAGCAGGTGGTGGCGTCCATGGCGGAGATCGAGGACGTGACGCGCCAGACGACGCAGGCGTCGAAGCAGGCCACCGGGGCCGCCGCCGAGCTCACCCAGCTCGCGGCCCGGCTCGCCGAGCTCATCAAGCGTTTCAAGGCCGACTAGCAGGCGTTCTCCTGAGGGGAGAAATGGGTCGAGGGGCGTGCAGAGCGCCCTGAGGCCCGCGACCCATGGACACCGAGGCCCTCAAGAAATCCCTCCTGAAGAAGTTCCAGGAGGTCACGGCCGACCGACTCCAGAAGATTCAACTGGGAGTCATCGACCTGGAGAAGGAGACCGCGGAGCAGGCCGCGGACGACGTCGCGCGCGAACTGCACACGATGAAAGGCGAGGCCCGCATGTTGGGCCTGGCCGCCATCGGGCAGCTCGCGCACGCCGCCGAGGACGTCCTGCGCGCCGAGCGCGAAGGCAAGACGGCCACCGAGACGGCCACGGACGTCATGCTCCGTGCCTGCGACGTGCTGTCGGACCTCCTGGAGGACCTGGACGCGGCCCACACCGGCTCGTCCGCCACCGAGGAGATGGTGAAGGCGCTGTCGGACGTGTCCGGCCACCCCGTGCCCGCGCTGGGCCCGGTGCGCAAGCCCGCCGCCGCGCCGCCCAAGCCCGCCGTGCAGGCGCCGGTGGCGCCACCCGCCGCCGTGGTGCAGGCCCCCGTGCCTGCCCCGGCGCCCGCGCAGGCCACGCCCCGTGCGGCGGAACCTGTCGTCGTGGCCGCGCCCGCTCCGGCCGCGAAGGAGGAGGAGGCTCCGAACACCGCGAAGAGCAACTCCATCGCGGACCGCAGCATCCGCGTGAACGTGGAGGTGCTGGACTCGCTGGGCCTGCTCGCCGGCGACCTGCTGGTGGAGAGCGCGCGCGGCCGGCTTCGCAGCACGGAGACAGCGCAGCTCTTCGAGCGCTTCAGCCGCCTGGGCGACCGCTTCCTGCGCATCTCCGAGGAGGTGGACGTCCCGGACACCATCCGCACGGAGCTGGAGCGCGCGGAGGCGGACCTGCACATGCTGCGCGACGACGCGTTCCGCTTCGTGCGCCGCAACGGGGACGGCATCAACACGCTGCACGGCAACCTGGCCCAGCTGGCGGACCACGTGGCCGAGGCGCGCCTGGTGCCGCTGTCCACCGTGTTCGACGCGTTCCCTCGCGCGGTGCGCGACATCGCGAAGACGCAGAACAAGGAAGTGGACCTGATCATCGAGAACGCCGACATCGGCGTGGACCGGTCCATGCTGGCGGACGTGCGCGACGCGCTGGTGCACCTCCTGCGCAACGCCGTGGACCACGGCCTGGAGTCCCCGGCCTTCCGCCACCAGATGGGCAAGCCCGACACGGGCCGCATCCGCATCCGCGTGCGCGTGGACGGCGACATGCTCCACATCGAGGTGGAGGACGACGGCCGGGGCATGGACACCGAGCGGCTCAAGCAGGTGGCCATCAACAAGCGCCTGCTGTCACCGGTGCAGGCCGCCGCGCTGTCGGAGCGCGAGGCCATCGAGCTCATCTTCCGCCCCGGCTTCTCCACGCGCGAACAGGTCAGTGAGCTGTCCGGCCGCGGCGTGGGCATGGACGTGGTGAAGCGCAAGGTGGAGACGCTGGGCGGGTCCGTGGGCGTGCAGAGCCGCCAGGGCCGCGGCACCACCATCACGCTGCGCCTGCCTCAGTCGCTGGCCCTCATGAAGGTGCTGCTGGTGCGTCTGGGCGACGACGTCTACGGCATGCCCGCCGCGGACGTGGTGGCCGTCATGCGCATCAAGCCGGATGACCGCATGGAGGTGTTCGGCACGCTGGCGGTGCGGCACCGGGGCAAGCCCACGGCGCTCGTGGCGCTGGGGCCGCTGTTGGGCCTCAACGGCGGCAACCGCTTCGACAAGCCCCCCGCGGTGGTGGTGCGCCACGGCGACGACTACGCCGCGCTGGTGGTGGACGGCTTCGTGGACGAGCGCGAGGTGGCGGTGAAGCCCTGCGGCGGCGAGTTCCTCAAGGGCGCGCCGTTCATCGCGGGCACGGCGGCGCTGGAGGACGGGCGCATCGCGGTGCTGCTGCACGTGCCGGACATCATGACGGAGGTGCGCCGCATGGCCCGCCCCGTCACCCAGGCGCCCGCCAGCCGCAGGCTGCGCGTGCTCCTGGTGGACGACTCGCCCATCGCGCGTGCGACGGAAGGCGCGCTCGTCAAGGCGCTGGGCCACTCCGTGGAGGAGGCCCAGGACGGCGAGGAGGCGTACGTGAAGGTGCAGACGAACACGTACGACCTCATCCTCACCGACGTGCAGATGCCGAAGCTGGATGGCTTCTCCCTCACGCGGCGGCTGAAGGGCACGCCCGCCGTGGCGCGCATCCCGGTCATCATCCTGTCGTCGCTCGCGTCGCCGGAGGACAAGCGGCGCGGCCTGGATGCGGGCGCGGATGCGTACCTGGTGAAGGGCGAGCTGGGAGTGGAGATCCTGGCGCAGTCCATCGATAGGCTGACCTGAGGAGCCTCTCGTGGGCGGCGGCACGGCGGTGATGGGACTGGCGTTCCGGGTACTCCTGGTGGGGCGGGGCCTGCGCGGGCTGGTGCGCGGGCTCTTCGAGGGCGAGTCCCTGGTCGCCGTGGGCCCGCCAGAGGCGGACTTCGTGGGCGCGGAAGCGGTAGTGCGCAGGCACTTCCCGGACGTGCTCCTGGTGGACCTGGTGTCGTCGGAGGCGCTGGGCGCCATCGAGCGCATCATGGCCCAGCGCCCCACGCCCATCCTCGCGCTGCACCCGGGCGTGCTCACCGGCCAGCAGGCGTTCCAGGCGCTGGCCATGGGCGCGCTGGACGTGATGGACCGGCCCATGACTCCGGGGCCGGACTTCTGGCACGCGGTGAACCGCAAGCTGGTGATGCTGGCGCAGGTGAAGGGCGTGCGCTCGCCGCCTTCCTCGCCCAAGGCCAAACAGCCGGTGCAGGAGGGGCCCACCGCGCCGTTCCCCCTGGTGGCGCTGGCTGCCTCGCTGGGCGGGCCGAAGGCCGTCGCGTCCGTGCTGCGGATGATTCCGCGGGGCTTCCCCGCGCCCATCGCCTACTGTCAACACATCAGCCAGGGCTTCACGGAAGGTCTGGCGCACTGGCTTTCCACGGAGACGGCGCTGCGCGTCGTCGAGGCGACGCATGACGCGTGGATGGAGCCGGGCACGGTGTACATCGCCCCTTCGGGAGGACATCTGCTGGTGAAGCCGGACGGCCGTCTGGAACTGGATACAGGACCTGCCCTGCGGGGCTTCCGGCCCTCGTGTGACATGCTGCTCACTTCGGCCGGGGAGTCTTTCGGCCGGCGGTGCATTGGCGTCATCCTGACGGGCATGGGCCGCGACGGCGCCAGGGGGTTGAAGGAGATTCGCGAGCGGGGCGGGCGCACCATCGCGCAGGACGAGGCCACGTGCGTCGTCTACGGCATGCCTCGCGAAGCCGTGCTCCTGGGCGCGGCGCAGCAGGTGCTGCCGCTGGACGTCATCGCGCCGACGCTCGTGCAGTGGGTGGACGCGTGCTGAACGTGGGCAACAAGGTGCTCCAGCAGCTGGCCGCGCTCCTCCTGGAACGCGCGGGGCTGAAGATCACCCTGGATGGCTACCACAGCCTGCGGCTCGCCCTGTCCACGCGCATGCCCGTGCTGGGGCTGAGCGACCCTGAGAAGTACCTGCAGAAGCTGATGAGCGTTAGCGGCGAGGAGGAGCTGCGCGCGCTCTTGCCGCTGGTGACGGTGGGGCACACGGAGTTCTTCCGCGACGCGAAGCAGTTCCGCGCGCTGGAGCAGAGCGTGCTGCCGGAGCTGCTCGCGCGGGCCCGGCGCGAGATGCGCAAGGTGACCATCTGGTCCGCGGGCTGCGCCACCGGCGAGGAGCCCTACAGCCTGGCGCTGGTGATGGCGGAGCTGGGGGCGCTCGCGGTGGAGGTGGACCTG
The sequence above is a segment of the Corallococcus exiguus genome. Coding sequences within it:
- a CDS encoding chemotaxis protein CheW: MAPDRTVAAQARPELEFFCFRVGELRFGVPSENVLEVLRAGLLTPLPRTPSFILGVTGHRGQVLPVVDMLRFLSKGEARIGPRTRIFVGVSGNYVSGVVADVVLGLRRIPVADILPPPLGGDQAAEHLLGVVHGSGPADGLNLLNFSKLLQTARQRAVVR
- a CDS encoding Frizzy aggregation protein FrzB, with the translated sequence MSGNVLLDEEAPEQERALGEVDVLFFQIGDSEYGTDASSVLRIDRALPDDLTVRDLGLPHRGHRALVFDTPEGEGHLKVDAVNGVRTIPLAGLRRMPAAASAASYAVGVCLDEEAGRPVLLIDLAETLKTQGRH
- a CDS encoding methyl-accepting chemotaxis protein is translated as MSLESPNEKPAKSRGARKSPGVKAGAESVIANTVTDPLKPFTDTLMSVLAGNLNARVPQDRVQADATGFGHLLNQVLEQFSSAEHRKQVAAQEIDQALDSLIILVREGDLSRWNTSTEDPQLGPLLEGFGKVIETLRIFVREINEAALRLSSSANQVLAASTQHETSSTEQAAAIHETTATMEELKHASAQIAENAGSVARVAEETLGAARAGRGAIGEFIQAMQQIRSDGVAVADSISKLSKRVERIGTVVEVIDEIADRSDLLALNAALEGSRAGEAGKGFSIVAAEMRRLAENVLESTKEIKNLITEIREATQAAAGAADASKHATESGEKLGAVAAQAVEGILAGVQETSDAARVINLATQQQRTATEQVVASMAEIEDVTRQTTQASKQATGAAAELTQLAARLAELIKRFKAD
- a CDS encoding hybrid sensor histidine kinase/response regulator → MDTEALKKSLLKKFQEVTADRLQKIQLGVIDLEKETAEQAADDVARELHTMKGEARMLGLAAIGQLAHAAEDVLRAEREGKTATETATDVMLRACDVLSDLLEDLDAAHTGSSATEEMVKALSDVSGHPVPALGPVRKPAAAPPKPAVQAPVAPPAAVVQAPVPAPAPAQATPRAAEPVVVAAPAPAAKEEEAPNTAKSNSIADRSIRVNVEVLDSLGLLAGDLLVESARGRLRSTETAQLFERFSRLGDRFLRISEEVDVPDTIRTELERAEADLHMLRDDAFRFVRRNGDGINTLHGNLAQLADHVAEARLVPLSTVFDAFPRAVRDIAKTQNKEVDLIIENADIGVDRSMLADVRDALVHLLRNAVDHGLESPAFRHQMGKPDTGRIRIRVRVDGDMLHIEVEDDGRGMDTERLKQVAINKRLLSPVQAAALSEREAIELIFRPGFSTREQVSELSGRGVGMDVVKRKVETLGGSVGVQSRQGRGTTITLRLPQSLALMKVLLVRLGDDVYGMPAADVVAVMRIKPDDRMEVFGTLAVRHRGKPTALVALGPLLGLNGGNRFDKPPAVVVRHGDDYAALVVDGFVDEREVAVKPCGGEFLKGAPFIAGTAALEDGRIAVLLHVPDIMTEVRRMARPVTQAPASRRLRVLLVDDSPIARATEGALVKALGHSVEEAQDGEEAYVKVQTNTYDLILTDVQMPKLDGFSLTRRLKGTPAVARIPVIILSSLASPEDKRRGLDAGADAYLVKGELGVEILAQSIDRLT
- a CDS encoding chemotaxis protein CheB, which gives rise to MAFRVLLVGRGLRGLVRGLFEGESLVAVGPPEADFVGAEAVVRRHFPDVLLVDLVSSEALGAIERIMAQRPTPILALHPGVLTGQQAFQALAMGALDVMDRPMTPGPDFWHAVNRKLVMLAQVKGVRSPPSSPKAKQPVQEGPTAPFPLVALAASLGGPKAVASVLRMIPRGFPAPIAYCQHISQGFTEGLAHWLSTETALRVVEATHDAWMEPGTVYIAPSGGHLLVKPDGRLELDTGPALRGFRPSCDMLLTSAGESFGRRCIGVILTGMGRDGARGLKEIRERGGRTIAQDEATCVVYGMPREAVLLGAAQQVLPLDVIAPTLVQWVDAC